The DNA segment CTGACCTGGGGGTCGGCCGCGCTGCGCTGGGCCGGTCCACCCGTGGCCCCCGCCGCCCCCGCCGCTGTCCGGGCCACCGCTTCCCGTTCCCCCGCTTCCCGTACCACCGCCGTGCGGCCCGCCGCGGCCGCACTCTCCGAGGAGCTCTCATGAGGACACCCGAGATCGCTGTGACCGGACTGGGGATGATCACCCCGGGTGGCGCCGGCGCGGCCGAGACCTGGGAAGAGGTCTGCGCCGGCCGTCCCACTGCCCGCCGGCTGCCCGAACTGCGCGGCCTGCCGGTCGACTTCGGCTGTCCGGTGGACGGTGTCGACCTGGACGCCGAGATCGGCGGGCGGAAGACCTGGCGGATGCACCGGTTCGTCAAACTGGCGGTGATCGCCGCCCGGCAGGCCGTCGCCGACGCCGGGCTCGACCCGGCGGGCTGGGACGGCGGCCGGGTGGGGGTTGTCATCGGTGTCGGCGTGGGCGGAGTCTCCGCACTCACCGACAACGCTCTGCGGCTGGACAGCGAAGGGCCGGGCGCGGTCTCCCCGTTGCTGGTGCCGATGATGATCCCCAACGCGGCCGCGGGCGAGGTCGCGATCGCCCTGTCGGCGTACGGACCGAGCCTGGCGCCCGCCACCGCCTGCGCGTCCGGTGCCACGGCCATCGCCGTAGCCCGTGATCTGCTGGCCTCCGGGCAGTGCGACGTGGTGGTGGCCGGGGGAGCGGAGTCGGTGCTTCAGCCGCTCGTGGTGTCCGGATTCGCGCAGATGGGCGCGGTGTCCAGGCGCTGCGACGACCCGGCGGGGGCGTCCCGGCCGTTCGCCGGGGACCGGGACGGGTTCGTCATCGCCGAGGGAGCCGGGGTGCTGGTCCTGGAGCGGTCCGCCGACGCGGCGGCCCGCGGGCACCGGGCACGGGCCCTGCTCGCCGGGGTGGGCGCCACCACCGACGCGCACCACCCCACCGCCCCGGACCCGCGCGGCCGCTGCGCGCAGAGAGCCGTCGAGGAGGCGCTGCGGGACGCCGGCTGGAGTCCGTACGACGTCGGACACGTCAACGCGCACGGCACCTCCACCCCGCTCAACGACGCGATGGAAGCCGCCATGATCGCGCGGGTCTTCCCGCACTGGCCGCCGGTGACCTCGGCCAAGGGCGTCCTCGGGCACTCGCTCGCGGCGGCCGGGGCCATCGAGGCCGCGCTGACCGTACTGACCCTGGAGGAGGGCGTCATCCCGCCGATCGCCAACCTGGACGCCCCCGCTGTCGAGTTCGACCTCAACTGTGTGACCAAGCAAGCCCGCCGCGAGCCCGTGGAGCGGGCCGTCAGCCACTCCTTCGGCTTCGGCGGACACAACGTGGTGCTGGCCTTCCAGCGTGGAGCGTGAGGCAATGACGGCCGAAACCCTGACCACGACCCCTGTGGCCGCCCGCACCGGAGCCGGCGACGGTGGCTCCGCCGTACGCGGTGACCTCGTCCGGGCGCTGTTCGGCGACGACCACCGGGCCGCCCACGGCCCCTGGCGCGCCCTCCTCACCACGGAGCCCTTCCGGCGCAGGTCCGGTCTGGCACCCGATGCGCAACTGCGGCTGGCGTACGAGCGGCTGCGCACCCTCAACTCCACGCTGGACAGCGCCTTCCGGCTGGCCGCCGACCCGGTGTCCCTGGCCAACCTGCACGAGTGGCTCAGCCCGGTCGACACCGAACTGACCACGGTCGCCGGCATCCACTACAACCTGTTCCTCGGCAGCCTGCTGGACCATGACGGCGAGGTACGGCGGGATCTGTCCGACTTCGCGGACCTGACCCGGGTCGGGACCTTCCTCTGCACCGAGCTCGACCACGGCAACGACGCGACGGCGCTGGAGACGACCGCCGCATACGACCGGGCCAGGGACGGATTCCTGCTGCGCACCCCGCACGCGGGCGCGCAGAAGTTCATGCCCAACACCAGTACGGCGGGCGGCCCCAAGAGCGGAGTGGTGGCGGCCCGGCTGCTGGTCGACGGCAGGGACCTCGGGGTCTTCCTGTTCCTGACCGCGCTGACCGGGGCGCGGGGGCCGCTGCCCGGCGTACGCGTCAGGCGACTGCCCCGGCGCATGGGCAGCGTGATCGACCACTGCCTGACCTCCTTCGACGGTGTCTTCGTCCCGCGCGATGCGCTGCTCTCCGGGGTACAGGGCCGGTTCGACGCCGAGGGCGTCTTCAGCAGCGACGTGGTCAACCGGCGCAGCCGCTTCCTGCTGTCGATCGGCCGGGTCACCGCGGGA comes from the Streptomyces sp. NBC_01471 genome and includes:
- a CDS encoding beta-ketoacyl-[acyl-carrier-protein] synthase family protein, whose amino-acid sequence is MRTPEIAVTGLGMITPGGAGAAETWEEVCAGRPTARRLPELRGLPVDFGCPVDGVDLDAEIGGRKTWRMHRFVKLAVIAARQAVADAGLDPAGWDGGRVGVVIGVGVGGVSALTDNALRLDSEGPGAVSPLLVPMMIPNAAAGEVAIALSAYGPSLAPATACASGATAIAVARDLLASGQCDVVVAGGAESVLQPLVVSGFAQMGAVSRRCDDPAGASRPFAGDRDGFVIAEGAGVLVLERSADAAARGHRARALLAGVGATTDAHHPTAPDPRGRCAQRAVEEALRDAGWSPYDVGHVNAHGTSTPLNDAMEAAMIARVFPHWPPVTSAKGVLGHSLAAAGAIEAALTVLTLEEGVIPPIANLDAPAVEFDLNCVTKQARREPVERAVSHSFGFGGHNVVLAFQRGA